One Chanodichthys erythropterus isolate Z2021 chromosome 22, ASM2448905v1, whole genome shotgun sequence DNA window includes the following coding sequences:
- the LOC137012325 gene encoding vitelline membrane outer layer protein 1-like, producing HVSVQFPGRHYKSVLTVPNGMSWGSWGHQDMCPAGMYAAGFSLRVEGHVSGDFDDTALNGIRLHCVYWSRVTEAYAVSNAGHWGEWTNIKWCPSGFLKAFQLRVEPSQGRGDDTAANNIMFSCSDGVVLTGDGTGWGDWGIWSPVCDGKGICGIKTRVEGPQGKGDDTALNDVQMYCCD from the exons CATGTGAGCGTTCAGTTCCCAGGAAGACATTACAAATCAGTGTTGACCGTGCCTAACGGAATGTCCTGGGGGTCGTGGGGTCATCAGGACATGTGTCCAGCTGGAATGTATGCGGCAGGATTCAGTCTGAGG GTGGAAGGTCATGTCTCTGGTGATTTTGATGATACAGCGCTCAATGGGATTCGTCTTCACTGTGTATATTGGTCCAGAGTAACAGAAGCATATGCTGTGTCCAACGCAGGACA CTGGGGTGAGTGGACAAATATCAAGTGGTGTCCTTCTGGATTCTTAAAGGCTTTCCAGCTGAGAGTCGAACCTTCCCAAGGAAGGGGTGATGATACGGCCGCAAACAACATCAT GTTCAGCTGCAGTGATGGTGTTGTGCTGACGGGTGACGGCACAGGCTGGGGTGATTGGGGCATCTGGAGCCCAGTGTGTGATGGAAAAGGAATCTGCGGCATCAAGACGCGGGTAGAAGGTCCACAGGGAAAAGGAGATGACACCGCTCTCAATGACGTGCAAATGTACTGCTGTGATTAA
- the LOC137013087 gene encoding vitelline membrane outer layer protein 1-like: MHHLLSMFLLLAIIGQHVSVQFPGRHYKSVLTVPNGMSWGSWGHQDMCPAGMYAAGFSLRVEGHVSGDFDDTALNGIRLHCVYWSRVTEAYAVSNAGHWGEWTNIKWCPSGFLKAFQLRVEPSQGRGDDTAANNIMFSCSDGVVLTGDGTGWGDWGIWSPVCDGKGICGIKTRVEGPQGKGDDTALNDVQMYCCD; the protein is encoded by the exons ATGCATCACCTCCTTTCCATGTTTTTACTGCTAGCCATTATTGGGCAGCATGTGAGCGTTCAGTTCCCAGGAAGACATTACAAATCAGTGTTGACCGTGCCTAACGGAATGTCCTGGGGGTCGTGGGGTCATCAGGACATGTGTCCAGCTGGAATGTATGCGGCAGGATTCAGTCTGAGG GTGGAAGGTCATGTCTCTGGTGATTTTGATGATACAGCGCTCAATGGGATTCGTCTTCACTGTGTATATTGGTCCAGAGTAACAGAAGCATATGCTGTGTCCAACGCAGGACA CTGGGGTGAGTGGACAAATATCAAGTGGTGTCCTTCTGGATTCTTAAAGGCTTTCCAGCTGAGAGTCGAACCTTCCCAAGGAAGGGGTGATGATACGGCCGCAAACAACATCAT GTTCAGCTGCAGTGACGGTGTTGTGCTGACGGGTGACGGCACAGGCTGGGGTGATTGGGGCATCTGGAGCCCAGTGTGTGATGGAAAAGGAATCTGCGGCATCAAGACGCGGGTAGAAGGTCCACAGGGAAAAGGAGATGACACCGCTCTCAATGACGTGCAAATGTACTGCTGTGATTAA